The sequence CTCCTCTTTTACCATCGCCTTCAGCGCTGTTTTGCCAATATACGCCACACCTACCGATGCAATCGTGTTCACAGCAAACCTGGGCCAGTTATGTCCTGCTACAGGCTGTGCATACGCCTTTTTCTTGGTCTCTTCATCACGATAGAACTTGTTTCTGCCCAAGTCATATCTCACACCAAAGTCGATGTCAAAAAAGCCATTACTACCAGCCGACACATCCATGCCCGTGGTACTTACGCCCATACCTTCACTGGTAGATACCTGATACCCAGCTGCACCAAACAGGCTCCATTTATCATTCAGTCGGTAGGTTTCTTCAAGTCCTACGCCCATCAATGGCGATCCCGAGCCCTCCACAAACTGCGTAATAATACCAGCTCTTACATAGCCAGTAGTATGCCATTTCCTTTCGGGATCATAGCCAGTTATCACGTTCGTCAGATTCAGCATGGCATCAATGGCGATGGTAGCCAGTCCACCTTTCTTGTAGTTCTGTCGTGGATCCTCCACAGGTGGCACCCACTCCACGCTGTTATTCGGAATCAGTCCATTCTCCCACTGCACGCGTCCACGCAGTCCGTATTCCGGTGTAAACCATTTTCCCAGTGCACCATTCAGTCCAAACGTCATGCCCTTTGGAATCACCTTACCAAAATTGCAACCGTAAGGGTTCATCAGACTCATATCCATGCCCGCCTGTACAAACCAGTTGTCCCAAATCCCGTTCGAAAGCACCGAAAGGTCATCTTGCATTTTTGCATTTTTCAATGCTTTAATTTTCCCCAGCTCCACTTGTGCGCCAATGCCAAACGTCAGATATCCGTTGCTATTCGATCCTGTACCGGTATCCGCCTTCGACTCCTTTCCCACGAATCCGCTACCAGTCATGATATAAGCAACATCACCATACACGCTCCACCTGTCACTGATGCGATACGTGTTCAGCAGACCGATGCCCGCCAACAGCGAGCCTTTGCTTACACCAAAGTTATAGTTGATGCCAATTCGCGGATACAAACTCGTGTTCCATTTCCTTTCTGGACGATACACGCCAAACAGATTGTGCAGATTCAGCAGCGCATCACCATACACAGCGATGTAACCACCTTTGCGGCGATTCTCACCAGGCTGATAAAATGGTGCCAACCAGTTAGCATGTCCATTCTCCAACAGCGGTAATTTGTTTTCCCAATTAAACTTTCCGCGCACACCCACCTGATGGGTAAACCATTTGCCTACCGCCAAGTCCAGTCCGAACGATTTTCCATTGGGGAACACTTTTGAGAAGTCATATCCGTATGGGTTCTGCAGCGTCATGTCCAGTCCCATCTGCACAAACCAGTTCTCCCAGAACCCCTCCGTTCTCACCGTTCTTGGTTCCTCCCCCGGCTCAAACACCTGTGCCTGGGCACCAATGGTCGTCCATGCCAATATTATCGCAAATACAATCTTCTTTATCATTCGCTAACTGTCAATTATCAATTGTCAATTATCAACTTAATAAGCATTCTTATCATGAATAAATATCGTTTTAGCTGTTAACCAGATAATGCGGATGTCTAGCCAGATGCTCCAGTGCTCCATATACCAGATGTCACGCTTCACGCGACCTTCCATCTGCCACAATTCCTTCGTTTCGCCGCGGAATCCCGTTACCTGTGCCCATCCTGTCAAGCCAGGTTTCACAAAATGGCGCACCATATACTTATCTATCAGTGCCGAGTACTGCTCTGTATGTGCCAGCATGTGCGGACGCGGACCTACAAAACTCATATCGCCCTTCAGCACATTCAAGAACTGCGGCAGCTCGTCGATGTTCGTCTTACGCATGAAGTTGCCGAATGGGAATTTGCGCGGGTCGTTCTTCGTTGCCTGCAGTCGGTCGGCATCCTTATTCACGTGCATCGATCTGAATTTCAGCATCATAAATGTCTTGCCGTCGATACCTGTACGCGCCTGTTTAAAGAAGAGCGGACCTGGGCTCTGAATCTTGATTATCAGCCAGATAAATGGGAACATCAATGCCGTCGGAATCAGGAACACCAGCGAACACACGATATCAAACAGTCGCTTCACTGCTCTGTTACAGATATTCTCCAGAGGATTCTCGTAGGTGGTAAACACCTCCATATCATCCAGCATCTCACGTTTCAGGTTCAAGCCGATATACTCCACGCTCACAGGCACATAGTAAAACCTGATCACCTTATGGTCGCAGAATCTCGAGATACGTTTGATGATATCTCGATCGCGACGCGACAAGCTCACATACATCTCATCCCCCAGCTTCAGCTCCTCAGGGTTCTCTTTCATCAGTCGCATAAAATCCTGCAGCGTGCCCAGATGTGTCAGCGTCTTATTCTTATCCTCCTCTACTGCGGCATTCTCATCGGCCTCTATTCCACTATCTTTTTTGTGCGAGTGCGTCCAGTCGCCCAATGGCTCATCGGCATAATAGCCCAGCACTTTATATCCCATGGTCTGGTCGCTGATCAGTTTCCGGTAAAGGTTCACCAGTTCCGGGTCGTTACCCACCAGCGTCACTATTCTGGTGTTTCTACCCGCCTGGCGGTATAACTTCACAAACCAGCGTTCTGCAAATCGTTTAAAAAGCAGACATACAAAGAAGGCCGTTCCAAGCCAGAACTGCAGCCATCCTACAGGCAGATGGTAGTCAAACACCCTCACCAGCACAAAAGCAAGCACACACTGCAGTGCCGATAGTCCTACTGTTCGTTGCACAACATCTCCACTACTCACCAGTCGTTGATGAATGATGGTACAATATCTCAGTTGGCTCAATATCAGCGCAATATTGTTCACAAGGATAAATATTTCCAAGCCTCTGTCTGGCCAATGCTCAACCCGCCAAGAGTGCCATGCTCCTGCCAATATAATCGCGTTCAGCAACACAAAGTCGCCTATAATCACCAGCCACTTGATTAATTCGTTTGATTGATTATTACTTCTCATTCTTATCCCTAAAAGTTTGCTTTAAGTTATTGGCGGCAAAGGTACTGCTATTTT is a genomic window of Xylanibacter ruminicola 23 containing:
- a CDS encoding exopolysaccharide biosynthesis polyprenyl glycosylphosphotransferase, producing MRSNNQSNELIKWLVIIGDFVLLNAIILAGAWHSWRVEHWPDRGLEIFILVNNIALILSQLRYCTIIHQRLVSSGDVVQRTVGLSALQCVLAFVLVRVFDYHLPVGWLQFWLGTAFFVCLLFKRFAERWFVKLYRQAGRNTRIVTLVGNDPELVNLYRKLISDQTMGYKVLGYYADEPLGDWTHSHKKDSGIEADENAAVEEDKNKTLTHLGTLQDFMRLMKENPEELKLGDEMYVSLSRRDRDIIKRISRFCDHKVIRFYYVPVSVEYIGLNLKREMLDDMEVFTTYENPLENICNRAVKRLFDIVCSLVFLIPTALMFPFIWLIIKIQSPGPLFFKQARTGIDGKTFMMLKFRSMHVNKDADRLQATKNDPRKFPFGNFMRKTNIDELPQFLNVLKGDMSFVGPRPHMLAHTEQYSALIDKYMVRHFVKPGLTGWAQVTGFRGETKELWQMEGRVKRDIWYMEHWSIWLDIRIIWLTAKTIFIHDKNAY
- a CDS encoding phosphatase PAP2 family protein; this translates as MIKKIVFAIILAWTTIGAQAQVFEPGEEPRTVRTEGFWENWFVQMGLDMTLQNPYGYDFSKVFPNGKSFGLDLAVGKWFTHQVGVRGKFNWENKLPLLENGHANWLAPFYQPGENRRKGGYIAVYGDALLNLHNLFGVYRPERKWNTSLYPRIGINYNFGVSKGSLLAGIGLLNTYRISDRWSVYGDVAYIMTGSGFVGKESKADTGTGSNSNGYLTFGIGAQVELGKIKALKNAKMQDDLSVLSNGIWDNWFVQAGMDMSLMNPYGCNFGKVIPKGMTFGLNGALGKWFTPEYGLRGRVQWENGLIPNNSVEWVPPVEDPRQNYKKGGLATIAIDAMLNLTNVITGYDPERKWHTTGYVRAGIITQFVEGSGSPLMGVGLEETYRLNDKWSLFGAAGYQVSTSEGMGVSTTGMDVSAGSNGFFDIDFGVRYDLGRNKFYRDEETKKKAYAQPVAGHNWPRFAVNTIASVGVAYIGKTALKAMVKEERPDHSDNKSFPSGHTAMAFAAARSIDKEFRKESIWIPIAGYAAATAVGIERVANDRHHWYDVVAGAAVGYGAAELAWYLSDKLLGSGSKVALTTTGQTVDVTYNF